Proteins from a single region of Ziziphus jujuba cultivar Dongzao chromosome 1, ASM3175591v1:
- the LOC107410457 gene encoding DNA repair protein XRCC3 homolog → MAVTPENLLRRPLTTQKCTLGCPVLDRCLAGGIPCNSITELVAESGCGKTQLCLQLALYAQLPLSNGGLSASTLYIHTEFPFPFRRLQQLSRSFCYSHPDLRCNPCDNVFVHAVHSADQLLDTMPHIETFLSEPKAQLPIKLIVIDSIAALFRSEFDNTPFELKRRSSLFFKISGKLKSLAKRFGLCIVVTNQVVDYIGANEGINGLRLGNFGSLYSSGRRVCAALGLAWANCVNTRLFLSRYEEVIGEDKDLKEVEDGDYLCRQTRRQLSVVFAPHLPDCSCEFVIRKEGVFGVG, encoded by the coding sequence ATGGCAGTGACACCAGAAAACCTCCTTCGCCGTCCGCTCACCACCCAGAAGTGCACGCTGGGCTGTCCGGTCCTCGATCGCTGCCTCGCCGGCGGCATTCCCTGCAACTCCATTACCGAGCTTGTTGCCGAGAGTGGTTGCGGTAAGACCCAACTCTGCCTCCAACTAGCCCTCTATGCTCAGCTTCCACTCTCCAATGGCGGCCTCTCTGCCTCCACTCTCTACATCCACACCGAGTTCCCTTTCCCCTTCCGCCGCCTCCAGCAACTCTCGCGCTCTTTCTGCTATTCGCACCCTGATCTCCGCTGCAATCCGTGTGACAATGTATTCGTTCACGCTGTACATTCTGCAGACCAATTGCTCGATACAATGCCCCACATAGAGACATTCCTTTCTGAGCCAAAAGCCCAGTTGCCCATCAAACTCATTGTGATCGATTCGATCGCGGCGCTCTTTCGTTCCGAATTTGACAACACCCCTTTTGAGCTCAAGCGAAGATCGTCGCTGTTTTTCAAGATATCTGGGAAATTGAAGTCATTGGCGAAGCGGTTCGGTTTGTGTATTGTGGTAACGAACCAGGTGGTTGATTATATTGGAGCAAATGAGGGGATAAATGGGTTGAGGCTCGGAAATTTTGGCTCTTTGTATTCTTCTGGAAGACGAGTTTGTGCGGCTCTTGGACTAGCTTGGGCCAACTGTGTGAATACGAGGTTGTTCTTATCCAGATACGAGGAAGTTATCGGAGAAGACAAGGATTTGAAGGAGGTAGAAGATGGTGACTATCTTTGTAGGCAAACAAGGAGGCAACTCTCTGTTGTTTTTGCTCCTCATTTGCCGGATTGTTCATGTGAATTTGTAATAAGAAAAGAAGGCGTCTTTGGAGTTGGATGA
- the LOC125424366 gene encoding NAC domain-containing protein 55 yields METYYRKKVIPGELFVPSDRVLIHHYLRKKVMNHGHLLQSHSKIHDVNLYDFHPQHLTDMFDIINGEDWYFFTPRNRKYPNGNRPNRSAANGYWKPTGSDTIIKKRGKEIGSKKCLDYYTGKHPGGTKTEWKMHEYRLMDSTALPAPARYNNMDMKKDTTKKQNNYDETGQISYTAVQHPNEEQLKRDETSFDDEKPNETSFDDEKPSYDHETVEAPYNMNNHFNDEGWPSNILWPNNITPFQNSGLLDHQGYLQDDVFPMSNLDSTMTSCHEQYFDEIPNQLPKDVDLLMNWNYKTTAGDYHQQQQQPSTTFFGMSDQIAIGNDIDSQLINAKPYEASGYVGLQGYLSEVLVDQMKNGDEDKTAPSSFIHNQQQPMNFDEMRDLVMNRFKD; encoded by the exons ATGGAGACCTACTATAGAAAAAAGGTTATTCCTGGAGAGCTTTTTGTACCTAGCGATCGAGTACTAATTCACCATTATCTAAGGAAAAAGGTTATGAACCATGGGCATCTCTTGCAATCTCACTCCAAGATTCACGATGTCAATCTTTACGACTTTCATCCTCAGCACCTCACGG ATATGTTTGATATCATCAATGGAGAGGATTGGTACTTTTTCACTCCAAGAAATAGGAAATACCCCAATGGAAATAGACCTAATCGATCAGCTGCCAATGGAtattggaaaccaactggtagTGATACAATTATAAAGAAACGTGGAAAAGAAATTGGATCCAAGAAGTGTCTTGATTATTATACAGGGAAGCATCCTGGAGGTACTAAAACGGAATGGAAAATGCACGAGTATAGATTAATGGACAGCACTGCTCTTCCTGCTCCTGCTAGATATAATAATATGGACATGAAG aaagaCACTactaaaaagcaaaataattacgATGAAACGGGACAAATATCATATACAGCAGTACAACATCCTAATGAAG AACAATTGAAGAGGGATGAAACATCATTTGATGATGAGAAGCCAAATGAAACATCGTTTGATGATGAGAAGCCAAGTTATGATCATGAGACGGTAGAGGCGCCTTATAATATGAACAATCATTTTAATGATGAAGGATGGCCATCTAATATTTTATGGCCTAATAATATTACACCATTTCAGAATTCTGGTTTGCTTGACCATCAAGGCTATTtacaag ATGATGTTTTTCCAATGTCGAATTTGGATTCTACGATGACATCCTGTCATGAGCAGTACTTTGATGAGATACCGAACCAACTTCCAAAAGATGTGGATCTTTTGATGAATTGGAATTATAAAACCACAGCAGGTGATTATcatcagcaacaacaacaaccaagtACTACTTTCTTTGGGATGTCAGATCAGATTGCTATAGGTAACGATATCGATAGTCAGCTGATTAATGCCAAACCATATGAGGCTTCTGGTTATGTTGGTCTTCAGGGATATTTATCAG AAGTTCTGGTTGACCAAATGAAGAATGGAGATGAAGATAAGACGGCACCATCGTCATTCATTCATAATCAGCAGCAGCCaatgaattttgatgagatgAGAGATTTGGTCATGAATCGTTTCAAGGATTAG